A stretch of the Paramormyrops kingsleyae isolate MSU_618 chromosome 16, PKINGS_0.4, whole genome shotgun sequence genome encodes the following:
- the LOC140578667 gene encoding uncharacterized protein — protein MALCVKNESDLGCTHTGDIAAMQNPGTEKMGLGVCLEYHQTEKGTGPDSVCPSQYNDSQCTNGVEITIHQIKSESNGDIVVSNEFVGEKSDTQLEWDCNLPSSQRNKIDLSNGRLLTTRTDRNLYSGEKTLSCNECGKIFPNVAALTRHMKMHSAEKTYICGQCGKGFTRSEYLKKHQRIHTGEKPHVCSECGQRFTAADSLKVHMRFHSGEKPYQCTECGMRFFTRATYKNHILNHSGERPNVCGQCGRTFKDAIYLRRHCEIHLAEKPYSCTECGKGFTCLFRLTRHKRVHSGEKPYSCTECGKSFTQTANLNMHMRIHSGEKPYSCTLCEKSFTQRSGLTVHMRTHSEEKPSKCDQCGKHFKCTYYLKKHLKIHSGEKSQGRLKITVKNESDSNCANSAYTTIIQNTRQIKSEHIDPDYVQVAEDCNTQCVESENFTKAKFKARGRLANFKDMENTDAMQNHNIVKVGLEVCLASEQIKTETIDPGYDQLRHNDESQFAECDRTGVKCEFSDGLTDLIDFATNSKTEVCNEDEEERFERDLLTSDTKQLSFSRNDHDNQKSDCVGSFQIEQHQQDNSNMDKHGCLDCGKRFKRPYSLKIHKRVHSGEKPYSCSECGKSFTQATNLKIHMRIHSGEKPYSCTLCKKSFAQGSALTVHMTTHSGEKPSKCDQCGKHFKCMPYLKRHLKVHFGEKSQGRLLMTGKTESDSDCANPAYTAIIQNADIDEVYPNARQIKSEHIDPDYVQMAEDPNTQCIDSEKLTKAKFKSRGCLAIFKNMENSDAMQNLNFGKVGLEKCLKFEQI, from the coding sequence TACAATCCACCAGATAAAGTCTGAATCAAATGGAGACATAGTAGTTTCCAATGAATTTGTAGGGGAAAAATCAGACACACAACTAGAATGGGATTGTAATCTTCCTTCATCTCAGAGGAATAAAATTGATTTGAGCAATGGAAGACTTTTGACTACAAGGACAGATAGAAACCTTTATTCAGGTGAAAAAACACTAAGTTGCAATGAATGTGGAAAGATATTTCCAAATGTAGCTGCCTTAACGAGACACATGAAAATGCATTCAGCGgaaaaaacatacatttgtGGACAGTGTGGAAAAGGTTTCACCCGTTCAGAGTATTTGAAGAAACACCAGAGAATTCACACAGGTGAAAAGCCCCATGTCTGTTCGGAATGTGGACAGAGGTTTACTGCAGCAGATTCTTTAAAAGTGCACATGAGGTTTCATTCTGGGGAAAAACCATATCAGTGCACCGAATGTGGAATGAGGTTTTTTACCCGAGCAACCTACAAGAACCACATTTTAAACCATTCTGGAGAAAGACCAAATGTCTGTGGTCAGTGCGGAAGGACTTTTAAGGATGCAATCTATTTACGAAGACATTGTGAAATTCATTTAGCTGAAAAACCATACAGTTGCACTGAATGTGGAAAGGGTTTTACTTGTTTATTTCGCTTAACTAGACACAAGAGAGTTCACTCTGGGGAAAAACCGTACAGCTGTACTGAATGTGGAAAGAGTTTTACTCAGACAGCAAACTTAAATATGCATATGAGAATTCATTCTGGTGAGAAGCCATATAGTTGCACATTGTGTGAGAAAAGTTTTACACAAAGAAGCGGATTAACAGTACATATGAGAACTCATTCAGAAGAAAAACCAAGCAAGTGTGACCAGTGTGGGAAACATTTTAAGTGTACCTATTACTTAAAAAAACACCTGAAAATTCATTCTGGTGAAAAATCACAAGGCAGATTAAAAATAACTGTTAAGAATGAATCTGATTCGAATTGTGCCAACTCAGCATATACAACCATCATACAGAATACAAGACAAATCAAATCTGAGCATATTGATCCAGATTATGTTCAGGTGGCAGAAGACTGCAATACACAGTGTGTCGAAAGTGAGAATTTTACTAAAGCCAAATTTAAAGCAAGAGGACGTCTAGCAAATTTCAAGGACATGGAAAATACAGATGCAATGCAGAATCACAATATTGTCAAGGTGGGATTAGAAGTATGTCTGGCATCTGAGCAAATTAAAACTGAAACGATTGATCCAGGCTATGATCAGTTGAGACATAATGATGAGTCACAGTTTGCTGAATGTGACAGAACAGGTGTGAAGTGTGAATTTAGTGATGGCTTAACAGATTTAATTGATTTTGCAACTAATTCTAAGACTGAAGTGTGTAATGAGGATGAAGAAGAGAGATTTGAAAGGGATTTATTAACTTCAGATACCAAGCAGTTGTCATTTTCCAGAAATGATCATGATAATCAAAAAAGTGATTGTGTTGGCTCATTCCAAATAGagcagcaccagcaggataATTCAAATATGGATAAGCATGGTTGTTTGGATTGTGGAAAGCGTTTTAAAAGGCCTTATAGTTTAAAAATCCACAAGAGAGTTCACTCTGGGGAAAAACCATATAGCTGTTCTGAATGTGGCAAGAGTTTTACTCAGGCAACAAACTTAAAGATACATATGAGAATTCATTCTGGTGAAAAGCCATATAGCTGCACATTGTGTAAGAAAAGTTTTGCACAAGGAAGTGCATTAACAGTACATATGACAACTCATTCAGGAGAAAAGCCAAGCAAGTGTGACCAGTGTGGGAAACATTTCAAGTGTATGCCTTACTTAAAAAGACACCTTAAAGTTCATTTTGGTGAAAAATCACAAGGCAGGTTGTTAATGACTGGTAAGACTGAATCTGATTCGGATTGTGCCAACCCAGCATATACAGCCATCATACAGAATGCTGATATTGATGAAGTCTATCCGAATGCAAGACAAATCAAATCTGAACATATTGATCCAGATTATGTTCAGATGGCAGAAGACCCCAATACACAATGCATCGACAGTGAGAAACTTACCAAAGCAAAATTTAAATCAAGAGGATGTCTAGCAATTTTCAAGAACATGGAAAATTCAGATGCAATGCAGAACCTCAATTTTGGCAAGGTGGGATTAGAAAAATGCCTGAAATTTGAGCAAATCTAA
- the LOC111852073 gene encoding uncharacterized protein, which translates to MALCVKNESDPGCTHSGNIAAMQNPGTEKMGLGVCLEYHQTEEGTGPDSVCPSQYNDSQCTNGVDITVSQIKSESSGDIVVSSGYIKEKSEARLELDCKERSKGAHQEDQPIPSSQRKDIHIDWLGSSQFVTSSTNAFDKKQHQQLYLNEIDLSNGRLCNTRTDRTCYSGEQTHGCNECGKIFPNVAALTRHMKMHSAEKKYICGQCGKGFTHPVYLKRHQRVHTGEKPYVCSECGQRFTAADSLKVHMRFHSGEKPYQCTECGMRFFTRATYKNHILNHSGERPNVCGQCGKSFKDAIYLRRHCEIHLAEKPYNCNECGKGFTCLFRLTRHKRVHSGEKPYSCTECGKSFTQAAYLKIHMRIHSGEKPYSCTLCEKSFAQGSGLTVHMRTHSGEKSSICDHCGKHFKCISYLKKHLNVHSGEKSQDRLTVKTESDSDCAETAHTTIIQNADIDEVYLNARQIKPENIDPDYIQVAEDPNTQCVDSEKFTEAKPESRGCLGIFKHTENSSAMQDLSIVKVGLEECLPSEQIKTELIDPGYDQLRHNDESQLADCDRTASSSQKSDCERAEFRYLEKWAKHGRSLKHLWGWVELYYFWGQEEESRIAGSYCTRQYRPWTVKSNCVRVRVCVDETKE; encoded by the exons ATGGCCTTGTGTGTTAAAAATGAATCTGATCCGGGCTGCACCCATTCAGGGAATATTGCTGCTATGCAGAATCCCGGTACTGAGAAGATGGGATTGGGAGTTTGCCTGGAGTATCATCAAACAGAGGAAGGGACTGGTCCAGATTCTGTTTGTCCATCACAGTACAATGACTCTCAGTGCACTAATGGGGTTGACATTACAGTCAGCCAAATAAAGTCTGAATCAAGTGGAGATATAGTAGTTTCCAGTGGATATATAAAGGAGAAATCAGAGGCACGACTAGAATTGGATTGTAAAGAGAGATCAAAAGGAGCTCATCAAGAGGACCAGCCCATTCCTTCATCTCAGAGGAAAGACATTCATATTGATTGGTTAGGCTCTTCACAGTTTGTAACAAGTTCCACTAATGCATTTGATAAGAAACAGCACCAGCAACTTTACTTGAATGAAATTGATTTGAGCAATGGAAGACTTTGCAATACAAGGACAGACAGAACCTGTTATTCAGGTGAACAAACACATGGTTGCAATGAATGTGGGAAGATATTTCCCAATGTAGCTGCCTTAACAAGACATATGAAAATGCATTcagctgaaaaaaaatacatttgtggACAGTGTGGAAAAGGTTTCACCCATCCAGTATACTTGAAGAGACACCAGAGAGTTCACACAGGTGAAAAGCCCTATGTATGTTCGGAATGTGGACAGAGGTTTACTGCAGCAGATTCTTTAAAAGTGCACATGAGATTTCATTCTGGGGAAAAACCATATCAGTGCACCGAATGTGGAATGAGGTTTTTTACCAGAGCTACCTACAAGAACCACATTTTAAACCATTCTGGAGAAAGACCAAAtgtctgtggtcagtgtggaaaGAGTTTTAAGGATGCAATCTATTTACGAAGACATTGTGAAATTCATTTAGCTGAAAAACCATACAATTGCAATGAATGTGGAAAGGGTTTTACTTGTTTATTTCGCTTAACTAGACACAAGAGAGTTCACTCTGGGGAAAAACCGTACAGCTGTACTGAATGTGGAAAGAGTTTTACTCAGGCAGCATATTTAAAGATACATATGAGAATTCATTCTGGTGAGAAGCCATATAGTTGCACGCTGTGTGAGAAAAGTTTTGCACAAGGAAGCGGATTAACAGTACATATGAGAACTCATTCAGGGGAGAAATCAAGCATTTGTGACCATTGTGGGAAACATTTTAAGTGTATATCTTACTTAAAAAAACACCTGAATGTTCATTCTGGTGAAAAATCACAAGACAGATTAACTGTTAAGACTGAATCTGATTCGGATTGTGCTGAGACAGCACATACAACCATCATACAGAATGCAGATATTGATGAAGTCTATCTGAATGCAAGGCAAATTAAACCTGAGAATATTGATCCAGATTATATTCAGGTGGCAGAAGACCCCAATACACAGTGTGTCGATAGTGAGAAATTTACTGAAGCCAAACCTGAGTCAAGAGGATGTCTAGGAATTTTCAAGCACACAGAAAACTCAAGTGCAATGCAGGATCTCAGTATTGTCAAGGTGGGATTAGAAGAATGTCTTCCATCTGAGCAAATTAAAACTGAATTAATTGATCCAGGCTATGATCAGTTGAGACATAATGATGAGTCACAGCTTGctgattgtgacagaacag ccagcagcagccaaaAGTCAGATTGTGAACGGGCGGAGTTCAGGTACCTTGAGAAATGGGCTAAGCACGGCAGGAGTCTCAAACACCTTTGGGGTTGGGTGGAGCTCTACTACTTCTGGGGACAGGAGGAAGAGTCCCGTATTGCTGGATCATACTGCACCCGCCAGTACAGACCCTGGACAGTGAAGTCCAACTGTGTGAGGGTCAGGGTCTGTGTGGACGAAACCAAAGAGTGA